One Qiania dongpingensis genomic window carries:
- the malQ gene encoding 4-alpha-glucanotransferase, whose amino-acid sequence MMTGQVLERGAGILLPVSGLPSPYGIGTFGRAAYDFIDFLKRAGQKYWQVLPVGPTSYGDSPYQSFSAFAGNPYFVDLDFLTEEGLLQRDYVESFSWGDQESYVSYETVYRNRFQVLRTAAKNSRHREQPDFQAFEQKNAYWLRDYCLFMACKEYFGGIEWLKWEEDIRFRRPEAVEKYEKLLEEDMDFWAFCQYKFFCQWKKLREYAAERGIRIIGDIPIYAAMDSADVWTHPGLFQLDENLMPKFIAGVPPDAFSDTGQLWGNPLYDWDAMEKEDFEWWRRRVLSSQELYDAVRIDHFIGITRYYAVPGGAKDSVHGTYMDGPGKKLTDVINETAENLYIIAEDLGIVTPAVRKLLEDNHYPGMKVIAFGFDGNPANEHLPHNYKETNCIAYGGTHDNETLAGLFCDKSDEVLGYLFDLIGTRDREKIVEELFRLAYGSVANVVIFQAQDVLKLDNSARMNFPSTLGNNWKWRLRKGQLGQRESDWLGHLVHVYNRY is encoded by the coding sequence ATGATGACAGGTCAAGTTTTGGAACGGGGCGCGGGTATCCTGCTTCCCGTCAGCGGTCTCCCGTCCCCATATGGAATCGGGACCTTTGGCCGCGCGGCCTATGATTTTATAGATTTTTTGAAGCGGGCGGGCCAGAAATACTGGCAGGTCCTGCCTGTGGGCCCTACGAGCTATGGAGACAGCCCTTATCAGTCCTTTTCTGCTTTTGCGGGGAATCCCTATTTTGTCGACCTGGATTTTCTGACGGAAGAGGGGCTGCTGCAAAGGGACTATGTGGAGAGCTTTTCCTGGGGAGACCAGGAATCCTATGTATCTTATGAGACCGTATACCGGAACCGGTTTCAAGTCCTCCGGACAGCCGCGAAGAACAGCCGGCACCGGGAACAGCCGGATTTTCAGGCCTTTGAACAGAAAAATGCCTATTGGCTCCGGGATTACTGTCTGTTTATGGCGTGCAAGGAGTATTTTGGCGGCATAGAATGGCTGAAATGGGAGGAAGACATTCGTTTTCGCAGGCCGGAGGCGGTGGAGAAGTATGAGAAGCTTTTGGAAGAGGATATGGATTTTTGGGCTTTCTGCCAGTATAAATTTTTCTGCCAATGGAAGAAACTGAGGGAGTACGCGGCGGAGAGAGGGATTCGGATCATAGGAGATATTCCCATATATGCCGCCATGGACAGCGCGGATGTTTGGACTCATCCAGGGCTTTTTCAGCTGGATGAGAATCTGATGCCGAAGTTCATTGCCGGGGTGCCGCCCGATGCGTTCAGCGATACGGGGCAGCTTTGGGGGAATCCGCTTTATGACTGGGATGCCATGGAAAAAGAGGATTTTGAGTGGTGGCGCAGGAGAGTCCTTTCCTCCCAGGAGCTGTATGACGCGGTGAGAATCGATCATTTTATTGGAATCACCAGATACTATGCCGTGCCCGGAGGCGCGAAGGACAGTGTCCATGGCACTTATATGGATGGTCCTGGAAAAAAACTGACCGATGTCATCAATGAGACAGCGGAAAACCTGTATATCATTGCGGAGGATCTGGGAATCGTGACGCCGGCGGTGAGGAAATTGCTGGAGGATAACCATTATCCGGGCATGAAGGTAATCGCCTTTGGCTTTGATGGAAATCCGGCCAATGAGCATCTTCCCCATAATTACAAAGAGACGAACTGTATCGCCTACGGCGGGACTCATGACAATGAGACACTGGCGGGCCTGTTCTGCGACAAGTCGGATGAAGTGCTTGGTTATTTATTTGACCTGATCGGGACCAGAGACCGGGAAAAGATCGTGGAGGAGCTGTTCCGGCTCGCGTACGGAAGCGTTGCCAATGTGGTGATATTCCAGGCCCAGGATGTGCTGAAGCTGGATAATTCCGCCCGCATGAACTTTCCGTCCACTTTGGGAAACAATTGGAAATGGCGTCTGCGGAAGGGCCAGCTGGGTCAAAGGGAATCGGACTGGCTGGGCCATCTGGTGCACGTATATAACAGGTATTGA